The Asterias rubens chromosome 1, eAstRub1.3, whole genome shotgun sequence genome segment CatgcgcgcgccattctgtacgcgcgttgaatatgaaacacacgttggagtttgtctttattGAACTCTAcgtgatgctgttttgtcaacttacaaaatggccgcacaaacacacgctgtgcgatgcctgttttgtcaacttagaaaatggcctcctgcgcgcatgccgggtcgggtatataggccagtgcgccctctagttcttatatataactctatggtaaaGGGAGTGTTatcctagactggtcccctgtctttattcgtaaggataaagacaggcacttGTCTCACAGGCCCAgtaatttcattggatacaatgatattatTGTATAAACATGCTGTGATGTAGGCTTTTGAAATCTGTTTTATGATCGGTCCGAGGTGATGTACGGCAGCTTGTACTTCCAACCGTCTGGATGCAGAGTTTGTGTGTGCATAAATTGACTGCAAATCTCCCTGTGAAATGAATGTCAGGTCAAAGACATTTGTACGAATCCGTACATCTCTATCATTCTGCGGCTGCCTTtcagttttttgttattaatataaatcataaaatgcttagtttgtgttgttgttgtattgGTGTTCTTTACTTATTCTGTGCTTTGTTGGTAAACTTTGGAAGAGTGCAATATTAACAccttatttgttattgttgttaatgATGAACCTGCTTTTGCTTGATCTTCATTTGGTTTGCTGTTTTTGCCCTCTATCTTTAGGAATAAACAGAAACCGTCACACTGACTTGATGCTTCCGTGGGAAGACATGGTTGTGAAGAAATCATGTTAACATTTTCTCCTGAAACTTTGTTTATCCCCAAAATCTTTGCATTTTTATAAGAGTAGTGCCTACAGTTTGTGTGTACAATTTATGCACTTGTATTTTACCAtatccatttttattttcttcatccGCAGGAAAAACAAGAGACATTTAAAAGAGTTTAAACACACCAAGGCGCCTGGACGACCAAAGAGGCAAGCTGCAAAGAGAAAAGGTACGATTAGAGAACCTTGTTGTGTGGAAAAACCAGGAAGCAAATAACTTAATCATTTCAGAGTGATAGATGTTGTAATTTTAGGAAATGAAATCTTGCGCAGGATCGAAAAGATACCTGACCAAAGTTATAGTTATATAGGGTGGATTTACTAGGTCACTGGTTGTTGTGGGTCGGGTTGATAGAAAAAGGTTTACCTCAGTCCTATCTACCTTACTACAGGATTTGCCAGAGAATTCATAAacggctttaaaggcactggacactattggtaattgtcaaagaccagtcttcttacttggtgtatctcaacatacgcataaaataacatttaagctcaataggtcgtcaagttgcgagaaaatgatgaaagtaaaaacacccttgtcacacgaagttgtgtgctttcagatgcttgatttcgagacctcaaattctaaatctgaggtcttgaaatcaaatttgtggaaaactacttctttctcgaaaactctgttacttcagagggagccgtttctcacagcgttttataccatcaacctctccccattactcattaccaagtaaggttttatgctaataattattttgagtaattaccaatagtgtccactgcctttaaacactaaCTATGGGAAAACTTGTacattaaaaataaagttttaaaaacctcTCTCTTacgaaaattacatctttctcttTATCAATCTCAGCCACTGTTGTTGATGGTGCCAGTGACGACGACGGGGCGGAAAACACCTATGATTACAAGGATAGTTTCCTTGACGATGGCACCCAGGAGACATTAGGGGATTCCCCCAGTGTTGAATCAGACTGGAACCCTGTAGAGGCTGAGGCGGATGATTGAGGAGACCAACAATCCAGAggaaaatagaaacaaaaatgatGTCTACATGAACAAAGTGATGTAGAATTGGGATGATAGGAAGAAGGTAGCCACCTAAATCCAAACCTTGGAAGACTATCGGTGAGACGATCTGACTAAACCTAGGTCAAGAAAAACTCATGAAATGACATAATTTCCCCCCCGAAAATAGGACAATGGAAATGTGTGGTGGAAGACCAAGGACATCAACGTGGGATATATGGCAGCCTCTAATGGAATGTGTTATTGCATTAAAGTATTGACAATTTTGAAGGGGATCCTCTCTGAATCAAGATGAGGCAAATGGAGTAGATATTTGTCTTCATAAATGTTTCCTGAACAAGGAGGAAAGAAGACTCTGATGGAGTGGAAAGAGTTTACTCTCCAAGTAGTTAATTATCACCGAAGACTTTGAAAAAAAGGGCCATCCCTCACCCTCAAAGTGTTCCATTTCAACAGGTGTAGCATTTAGATGCAGAACATTTTAAGGTTGAAAATGTGAAGTaaggtttaaaacattgcatgGTGGCTGGTGAGGTTCAGGGAGAAACCAGTGCATAGAACTTTCTCTTCGAAAAAGGAAACTGTGGTTTAACAACTTgtcgtttcgatcagtgtgctctgatcgtcttcaagaGAAAATGTTGCTGTTACACCTTGTGGGGAGGGTGGTGTGGGGGGATAATCATCCATATATGCGGCCTTTTGTGGGAGGGGAAATGGGAAGGGGGGTGGATGTGTACACTGATATTAGTTTCCGTGTTATGTGACTTATGTAATGTTACATTCTAGCTGCTTGCCCCCAAAATTGTTGAAAtattaaaagcaaaatttgataattttgttataaGGTTTTCCCAGTCATTTTCGGCAAATAAGCAGCAAATTTAAACATTGGGTtattctggtttttttttgcaaaattgaaAGCTCCTCAAAACAGTCATTGAATTTCACTTAGTGTATAAAGCAAATGTTCTTTTTCGATTTGTGTCATGAGATTTTATAAAGATAgccattcaatttaacaacTCACTCGGACAGCATTCAAACTCGCAACAGCTTTCTGCACCGCTCATTTGGtcattcaaatttgttttcgggCAGACATTGGTGGGATTTGTGCTGCTGATTTGCCACTTTGTTGTACTATCATGAATGTTGCCTGTCTTGTAGATTTCAAAAGGGATAAAAATGGGTCACATTCTTGTATGAGATGTTACTTTCCTGAATTCCTTTCTTTGATAATGATGGCTATTGGGTACAACTACAATTTTTCAAATCCGTGAAGAAAGCACCAAGTGGCAGCAAACCAGTGCTCAGATACCTGGCTCGTTAAAAGATGATTAAGAAAACACAAGggataattaaaaaaacttacaaacACCAATGACGTATAGGATCTtgaagttgcacaaaggtataCTTTATTTTCTCAAGAAAGATATAAAGAAGCCTAtgctttgtatttgtttttgtgttatttttgttaatgcTGATTGCTCATAATTGCTAAAACGTAAGTAACAATTTGGTAGAAATATCTAGTTGCGTATACTCTGCTGAATTGAAAGCTGATTACTCATGGCTAAAAAGAACGCCCttaaaatttaattgaatataaTTCTCTATAATCTTGCATTTCTAATTGAAATTGGGTGACATATTTAACTGTAGAGGCAAAATTGCTTTAATATGAATGCATACAAATGAAATGGCTGCTTTCTTGCCAAAATGACTAAGGAAACCGAGAATGTATACTCTAGATTTCTGATGTTCTGCTGTAAAAAGCATAAGTCAAGAAATGCAAAATACAGAAATGAATCTTGTGCTTAATAtgtatgcaaacaaaattgtatctATTTTAGGACACGTGTATTTAGAAGTTGTGaacaatcattatttttaatcCATACTTTTTATCATAGGGATCAGGCAGCCTTCTGTAGTAAAATGGTCGATGATTGCAAGTCCATTCATGACAAAATTCActtgtctgtttttttaaaaactcattttgagaTGGTTGCCTTGCATACTTTCAAATATGCATTGTTcacatattaaaaaaatgtgtgccCAAACCAATTGTTCAAAGTAAAAACCTACATTCATGTAGTTtaccaattttttaaatatttttttattatttatttttcattcttCGAAAAGAACATGTTACAGtgtattaaaaatgttttatagatatttttttcttctaaataatGAAGCAGATTTATCACTCAGGCCTCCCAAAATGAACTTCAATGTCCCAAATTAGCCCTTGATGGTCGGCTTTAGATTTGATCAATTTCGATTATTTTTACCAGAATTTGACAACAGACTCTTTTATGGATGATCGATAACAATTATTGCATGTATCTTTCACCCAAGAGTACCCTCCACTTTGTACTTAGTGAAATTTGACATGTTGTCTGAGATCCGGGTGCTGAGCTTTTAATTTTAGCATAAAGGCCGAGTCAACGATCACCACGCAAACAGAACGCAtactattggttgaattgctccacgcagaatacgtaCACCCTCATCCAACctatggaatgcgttctctttgttTGCGTCGTTATCAGTATCGTTCTTGTTAtcactgcagtgggaccgggccttaattGCGGAATGATATTTGTGATCAAGATGTTTCTCATTTGTACATGAGCTGCGAGTCCAACATTTCTCTTCAGTCATGTTTATCTATCTACCTTAGAAAAAAATGCTAGTTTTTTATAACATGTATAATGCTTAACACAGATAATTGTTCTTGAGTCGTTGAATGTTTTTAGCTACTAATATTAGAGATAGCTTTTTTTAGCCGTGTGTAATGCTTCTTTAATAAGCTCTCTCTACAGCTCAGTGCGAGTATCTATAAAGAACTGTTTAAGAGATGGAAAATACAACTTTATCATGATTTTTAAATCATTGTAAGCCAATCTGCAGCTACAAGGGGAGATTATGGTCTGTTCCCGGATTTGTTTACATTGACAGTTAATATTTACGATTGTAAATTCAtaatcctgggcccaatttcataaagcctgtaagcacaaaaatttgctttgcgtGAAATTGCttgcttaataaaaacaggattgtcAACCAAATtcccacatgattttcaggataagcaaacaacagctgaataccagtataaagcaatatgcaacaaattaaaatttggtcggtaatcttgtttttatcaaggaagaaatttcatgctaagcaaagttttgtgcttacaggccttATGAAAGTTGGCCCTGTTGGTAAGTGTGATGTTAACCATAGACACAAAACATCAACTAGCTCTTAGCATTACCAGAAACTCCTTTAAAGCAATGTATTGAGCTTAATATTTTCTTTGAGAAAATTAACTAATGGACTGGGGTTTTACGTGTTTTGCGAAAACTCTGGGTTTGGTCACGCGTTTCAAGCTTCTGTCATAAGAAGTGTCAGGAAGGcattgcaggcctgtatgcttcgtttttgaaagggcaagggcaccaaggcattttcttatTGGTGaatggcaccctatgaggaaattgttaatttctactggagcctttcaagggcaccaaggcaatgacctgggggcatgaaggcaattgaCTTGGTTGCCTCCGTTAAGTGTCAGTCCTGCATTGGGACGATAAAACTAGTGAGTTTGGTCAAATTGCAACTGTATGTATTGGCATATTGGCTTATTACCGATGATTATATTACAAACACGTCACTTGCCAACATGATGAAGCTGTAgagtttattattttgagagCTTGCTGTATAAACACTGCATAAGTCTTGAAAAGCCTTGTGCTGTATATTGCAACTCGATAGTGCTGCTTTTTTTTAGCATATTAAATATGGTTTTCAATGGCACAGCTTATTGATCCAAAATAATgattttgtacatacatgttgATGATAATTGCGACGTTTGGGATAGTGTTTTGATATTATGTATTTTACCTCAGTAGTTGTGGGAATAAGCCATTTGCAggttagatttgaatgttgtccgGTACTATGacttgcttgatcacaagtcaCTACTTTAGTTTGATATCCTCAGACtattgagacagttgctatgtcacatgagtCGGgaaagcttttgcgtagttacgtaagagacggtgatCACCCATACACAAATTTGagtggatgtgtatggcacagtggtaccagggtctgctcatctggaggttgctatacaaaagcttgcctcgacccatttgacatagcaactgtctctgtagtctgaggaattcaaatgtaagcggtaacttgtgaaGAAGCAAGTCACTGTACctgacattattcaaatctaactcgcaaatggctgaTTGGAGTAGATGTGATTTGTTAACAGACGTACCAGTCTTGCATGATTAAGTTAAACATAGACAGACATTGCGTTTGTCGAGTTCTGTAATGCCAAATTGATTGCTTTCATGTGGCAGTGTACAGAAAATACTAGGAACAAAGTGGGACAAGGAATAAAACTTCATCGTTAGTTTTTTCCAAAACGATTAAGACTAGAATAAAACATATCCAAAACAACCCAAACTATTAtcatgtttgatattttattttgttgtaaacaaTGCATGCTGGGTTTTATTATACAAAATTCATCTTTCAAACCAGTTATATACATCACTCTCGTCTGCATTTCCCAGCGAGGTTTAAACTTTGGAAAGTGTGATTGGTAAACAAACCcaagttaattaaaaaaacaagcagGTTTGTGATACAAAGAGCTACATTATCATCAAATCTAAATCAAAGTAAAGTTTTGCTAAAGTGCGAATAGCAGCCCAACTTCAAATAGCTGTTCCtacaaaatatcaacaaagTGCAAAGCAATTGTGCTTAATGGTAATAGTACTAGAGTCACTACCATTCATGTTGGTGACCGTTATTCTGCTTGTTTATGCTCTGAGCAAgattttctgctttagcaggTCTGTTAAAATGGGCCCTCCTCACCagctgaaaaaaaacaaactgcaaAGTGATACAAAGTGTTTGTAAATGGTTTCCTCTAACTTTTGCTAAGCACTTGTGTTCTGCCTAGCACTTTCCTGACTACAGACTTTGATTCCtaaatttgagaaaaacaatCTTAAAGTGTGACTTGCAGAAGATCTAAATGTCGTGTTCTTGTATTTGAACAACTACATCAGAAGGAATGTACAAGTGCCTTTTTACAAGTtatagagaaaacaaacttaaattaGAGGAATTCTTCCTTTCCACTGTAAATCCCAGTAAAATAATGCATCAGTTTCAACAGTTTGTTCGGAACAATTCTACCAGCTTAACATGTAGTTCATCTAATTTAAcagagtaaacaaaacaatgccATCGGTCATGCCATCCAAAATGTGTCTCGGTCTTCAGTTTGCACACATGTTGGTTGAAACATTCTCACTGCCGGAGGTGCCGTTGCTAAGATCAGTCAGcagaggtcatgacctcttGGACATTGCAAACCTCACTAGTGTTCCATGGATAATTTCAGACTGTTTAAATGGGTGTATTAGAAACTTGAAAGTTTTATTGATAGAGCGTCGTTCATTCATTCTGTCCATCGATGACCACAGTTTGGTGATGTGCACACGTAGTATAGCCTCATCCCTTCCTGCACAAGACAAAAAGGCAATAGTCGCAAAATATTAATCAAAAACCTACTCTCAATAATGCTTTAAAATATAGTATAGCAGTGGCTTGTCGAGGCAAAGTGATTAAGCACACTGGACTAAGTCTTAAGCTattgatgtttctgatcaacagagttggggtttgagtcccggtcgtggcacttatgttcttgagcaagatccTTTACCATTCTTgttttgtccttcagatgggacactAAGCGGTTGAGTCCATGTGTTGTTTTATTGCACATAAAAGAAACCAGTAAACTTATCGTGAGGAGAAGGGCTTTGCCCTGGTGTTTTCTGGTTTACATAGCAAGCACCATTGTTTACAAGTTTCCTCAGACGTGctatagtgattaagttcactccGACATGAGACATTATTGGGTTCATTACCACCAGAAACTGAAGTAACAACAACAGCAGTGAAACCaggctcatacttcctgggaatgcaAAGCTTTGTAtttgcaggaaatatgaaccgggcttaatttGTCTGAATTCAATAATTGATAAAACAACATAATTTTAATAAGGATTGGGTGATTTCAGAAAGTGCAAGCTTTTATACCTCTGCTCTGTTTGTCTGGGACTGGAAGAAAACAGACTCTTTATTTCTGCAGCGAGGGCACGGATGGTCCTCAGTGCGTGGAAGAGTAGGGTCTGCTACAACCTCAGCTACAATCTGAGTTAACTCACtgtaaattaaatgaaaatcatacatgtacatttatcatttttttttaagtggaaaCAATGAGGCACTTACAGAGTGGTCTCTGAatcttttataataataataataattgtggcttcttataaagcgcacatgtccgtcacccagtgacgctcctggcgctggtTATACaggttattttctttatttacaaCAAAGAGTATATTTCCAAGGAATAAAAACCATAATGGTATGAATAGAATTTTGGTTCAAAACTCAACTCACACACGCACAGCAAACCCACCTGATATAAAATGAGATTAACATGGATAACTTTAAAGAAACTTAGAAAATATCTATctttgaatataaaaaaaaactcactctACTTCATGGGTGATTTTGTTGACATAAACACAGTTGTTATCGGCCTCTTGTTGATAGTCGCAGTTCCGACACTAAATTATTGAAAAACATTATGAACATTGATTATTGATATATCAAAAACATATCCCCTACAGTACCGTACTGTGATTTCTAACTGACTCTTCTTATATGATTTATAGCATTGAAATTTTTTCGAATAaacttttaagaaaacaaaaacaaatcatccaATGACATTTTGATACAACATACACTTTACACTGACCAGAAACTTTTCTGCTAGCAAAACCAACTCTGTAATAACTGTAATGACCCtctttaatttaataattaataatattatgatagtgtaatttaaaagtaaaacaacaaaacttacCGCATACAGTAGGACCTTATTCTCTTTGTCTTCTTTTGGGTAGAGCATATTATTGCTGTTGGATAATTACACATAGGTAAACAAGTTATGAAACAAAGGAATAAAAAGGTCTCAGTCAGTTCAGTAGTGGACTAGTGGTGCTGCGAAATTTTATAAACAATACACAACGGGGTACACAACTGATCACATTCACAATCGCCCCATAATACTCATCATTTATTGAATTAactaaaaattcaaaacaaccgtacagataaaaaaaatgctCACCATTCCTGACAGAAACGAATGCCTACAAAGCCAGGCCCTGCGCCACTTTGGGTATCTTGTCTGCTAAAGTCTAAACTCATTTTAACTTggaaaataacacaaaaatgtTTCCCGAATTCACACACCGAAGTGCAGTATTTCAAGCTCAAAATAATGTGATGAATATTATGAGCGGTAACCTTTCAACAATACCCTTTCAACGTGTGTAATGTTTTTACTAAATTGGCACCAGTCTAGGTCTGCGGTCGATTAGTGTCAAACGAGGGCGCCCttcattattttcagtaattgcTGATGGGGTAGACGACGAAGTTCACGGGAAGAGGCAGGCACAAATTTTAATGAAAATTGTTGCTCAAAAACTTGATAAATTCGTGTGAGCATGGCTGATGCTGGTAAAAAGCTTGTTCGTAGTAAGAGTGGGCTGCGTATGGTGAGTGTGGAGGATAAGGATACGAGTCCATTTCAGCTTGATGAACCGCCGTGGATTCCAGACAATCAGGTGAGATTTCTTTTTGTAGACAAAACCCGTTCGATACACTTTAACAGCATGCCGACCTGCTGTCGTCAGGCAGTGTACTTTGTGTGGGCGGTACCAGCCAAGTATTATTATATGAATGAAACGTAGTGCGCATTTGGGCCTTCTATTCTGCAGTTGTTGTGTCTAGATCATCTATAATATGGAGTAAGATAAGATaaacatactttaaaaaaaggtttagttgtttttttaggGCCTGCTATTGCTACTATTAGTACTAAACAACTGAACTGAACagtgctatttttatttatgaaaaatgtgTCTGCTGCGCTGGGGATGAACTTacttacttgaacttacttgaatccaccgacgccatcacacaactggggaggagacggtggttctggttactggggcagacagcttagataagCTTATGTAGAGCCCCCCGACGTTCTTTAGGAATTTATCCACATGTCCCTTGATTTATCCACATGTCCCTTGAGGAAAACTCCCAAGGCCAACAAGGCTTCAAAGTTCAATCACATAcaatttttattaaacaaaattacacttaaagccaacatttttaaaatcaataatATAATCACGATATAACACTACTAAACAGCAACAACACTGACAGTTTTAACACTGTGTTTACGTTAGCATTTATAATATTAGGTCCGGTTATTGTAACACTACAGTAATTTGTAATGTGTGATTTTACACTACCTACATGACCTACcggcaaatttgttttgattaagtTTTATTTAGCAGCAATTTCATTCATGATAAATTTGAGAAATTTACGCGCCAAGCATTAAATTATAAAGGTGTTGCACATAAAAATccacaaccaaaattattactCTTCTTATTAggccaaataataaaaagtactagttgatcgtccggattattcataaaagaggaggatgagggccttactatttactatttactcttttttttgtcaagatggctgcttagtatttcaaatcaaacaggccaccaatttttcagtttgaacccattgcaaacttattttatacctatttgttgaggacctgtgttaacactattaCTGTATTAGTATTAAGATTCAgaaaaagctcctaggccagtccttttgaaaagatgtaaagagaaaaagaagaaagacaaaaaatatgaaaaataacaaatagtaaaaaaaaggatgcggcccccaaaaaggatgcgggcggggacgatcaactggtattttttattatttggccCTCGTTGGTTAATTAAAAAACTATTAAATGAATTATTGTTCAAGACATTAaatgttgaacaaaaaattCAGCATTTTGGGTGTAGATCACATCGGCCTGTCAACAAGTATAATGTATGGTAGTTCAGTCACTGTTGGTAGAAAGATCTATCTATAGATCGTGTTTCAAAGCTGTGGATATgattcgctcggccccagcggccagtctatccatccaggaccgctgggatgggctaatcgtttgcacagattcttgttcaggaagtacgtcatgcatACAGTGCAATTAAAtcatggtgcagtgtgagtgtgatgcatgatgggactgcgcattattaaaccaataacagtgcatgatacgtttgcccatcccagcgcctttggttaaagcaagacgctggggacgagcgaatgGATATGAGTGATTTTTTAACATGTATTGATCAATCAAACAGCAGAGGACTAGAGCCACCAAGAGGAGAAAGGAAAACATAGAAATATAAATTACTGAGCAAAACAATAAACCACTTTGTATTTAAAAGATAAAGAatgacaaaaaagaaaaataaagatTATCAATTTCAAACACTATGTAAATAAGGACTATCAGTGACTGGCCGTTAGCAGGACCAGTTTACTTGTCATCTCACCCAGTCCAATGcgatacatttaaaaaaaaatcaccaagtCCACCTATGGTTATgaatattaacaaaaattacgtttttCTGGAAGTTACAATATTAGGCTACATCCAGaaacactacatgtatgacaaCGATGGATGTAGTCTTATGTGAATCCATGCTGCGCCTCAGCTCCAATGGGAGAATCTGTgtcagggttgtagctagataGTTTTGAGTGCCGGCTAATTTATAATCAAAATAGTGAGTAGTAAACGAAGCAAGCATAGCGTTTCTTATAGTGAACTGGGGTCGCTCTAAGCTTTAAAATGGTTTTACTGCTTAAAGGGGTTTTCCGAgacataaattattatttgtttttgcaaagcATTTTCAGGGTTGTAAATCTATTTTTTCAACTTCATGACAGTACCACTTGTTTCTATCCAAAGgaaatctcatttgagtaaatttgatactaatttatttcataacaaagaaaaagtggtgtatacatgtaactacatgtacatgtatgtttatgaGAATTATTGTGCTGTAAGTAAGTATTTCACATAATGTGTATTATGCACATCAACAGGCAAGACAAGGCACCATCTATGTGTTTACAAGGGAAACATTGATTTTTCAAGTGAAAACATAGTCAGACCCTCATGGGATTAAAATGTTGTCAACCTCATATTGCCATGGATGGAGTCAAGAGTATTTGCAAGGCATTTATTCCAAATAGCCACTGGGTCACTAATGGCTCCAGTGCTTACTGAGACATCATTCAGTATCCCCTAGATTAGGTGTCAGAGCATTCCAACATTGTATCCACACAGTGTTTGGAAAGTCAATACAGTGCACTTTATAACAAGCGTGGAAAGTCAGATAGAAAAACATGTGAGTGTCTACTTTTAAATCACATTAGAGGGGCGGGGCTTTTGTTGAAATCGGAGCAAAGCAAACAGAAAGAGTCACGGGTgacaaattaaaggaacacgttgccttggatcggtcgagttggtctttgaaaagcgttctgtaaccatttgttgtaaaatgcatgggtagaaagatgttgtaaaagtagaatacaatgatctacacaaatatgcgtggttttctttttacagcgCGACTAACACGGTCttcggtcggccatttatgggagtcaaatttttgactcccataaatggccgatcgtgttagttcgcaacataaatggaaaaccgtgcaattttcagtgatacttgtgtggatcattatgtattctacttttaaaacatctttctaaccatatgcatttcataacaaatggttcaAACGTtctttatagaccaactcgtccgatccaaggcaaagtgttcctttaaggaaaaGGGTGTGTTTATACTGTAGGTTCATGGGGGAAATGAGATGAAATTGTAAGCCTATATGAAGGGTGGGAGAACTCCATTCTCGAACTACATCATTATTTTTCCAATGGTAATGTTCACAGATGGGAGCAATGTTCTCtgtttgataaaaacaatgTGTAATTGGATTGCAGTAATCCTGAATTTCAGTAATAGGTTTT includes the following:
- the LOC117297592 gene encoding DNA-directed RNA polymerase II subunit RPB9-like is translated as MSLDFSRQDTQSGAGPGFVGIRFCQECNNMLYPKEDKENKVLLYACRNCDYQQEADNNCVYVNKITHEVDELTQIVAEVVADPTLPRTEDHPCPRCRNKESVFFQSQTNRAEEGMRLYYVCTSPNCGHRWTE